The following coding sequences are from one Patagioenas fasciata isolate bPatFas1 chromosome 23, bPatFas1.hap1, whole genome shotgun sequence window:
- the TNFRSF8 gene encoding tumor necrosis factor receptor superfamily member 8 isoform X1: MAACSLPLGLWLLLLLQDIQTAPQTSLTPSHSCDTLENWFYDETSQSCCYRCPAGSVKKKACPRNPDEDCMRCGPEQYVKERFHKPQCAACVSCAKEPDLVETKPCSFNSSRECECRPGLFCQMSVTYTCLRCQQHTVCKPGFGVKVRGTSSTDVICEKCPPGTFSNENSSTDICKPHTNCAKLNKVALSKGNATHDQVCLDQLPTYLTPSTLSMKFSNERNNSNLRRFEENLVTVAGIVLSAATMENPSSTPEEKVPAGTFPTSAKGETTMAGLVLWGVVLSVIVLLVGMLLLWKWKVCKKQILILKGKPHLHSIASHKSCLGSQGSDLVNEYTIRLTADREPEEKEFIDRTLPLETNNNLFSSTEKACSPDLSLTDMTESDGNAPDRPVDSRLRDHTNNQIEKIYIMNADTVIVGSILGAPSGKNCAARGCESNVDAQENVEEELVMHYPEQETESFPGNDVMIPVEEEGKEFHHPTAATEK, translated from the exons ATGGCTGCCTGCAGCCTGCCACTAGGActgtggctcctgctgcttctccagGATATCCAGACAGCCCCTCAG ACATCACTAACCCCATCTCATTCCTGTGATACACTTGAAAATTGGTTCTATGATGAAACTTCGCAAAGCTGCTGCTACCGGTGTCCCGCAG gcTCTGTTAAAAAGAAAGCATGTCCTAGGAACCCAGACGAGGACTGCATGAGATGTGGACCTGAACAGTATGTGAAAGAAAGATTCCATAAGCCACAATGTGCGGCTTGTGTATCATGTGCAAAAG AACCTGACCTTGTGGAGACAAAGCCCTGCTCCTTCAACTCCAGCCGCGAGTGTGAGTGCCGCCCAGGCCTCTTCTGTCAAATGTCTGTTACGTACACCTGCTTGCGATGCCAGCAGCACACTGTTTGCAAGCCTGGTTTTGGAGTCAAAGTCAGAG GCACCTCGTCAACTGATGTTATTTGTGAAAAGTGCCCGCCTGGGACCTTCTCCAATGAAAACTCCAGCACCGACATCTGCAAGCCGCACACGAA CTGTGCCAAGTTAAACAAAGTAGCACTAAGCAAAGGAAATGCCACCCACGATCAGGTTTGCCTGGACCAATTGCCCACCTACCTCACCCCAAGCACTTTGTCCATGAAATTCAGCAATGAAAGAAATAACTCTAACCTAAGGAGGTTTGAGGAGAACCTGGTGACTGTTGCTGGTATTGTTTTAAGTGCTGCAACAATGGAAAACCCCAGTTCAACTCCTGAGGAGAAAGTTCCGGCTGGCACTTTTCCTACGTCAGCCAAGGGGGAGACAACAATGGCAG GTCTAGTTCTTTGGGGAGTGGTTCTCTCTGTGATAGTGCTACTTGTGGGCATGCTGTTACTTTGGAAGTGGAAGGTTTGCAAGAAGCAGATCCTCATCCTCAAAGGAAAGC CACATCTGCATTCCATCGCTTCGCACAAATCCTGTCTCGGATCTCAAG GTTCTGACCTGGTGAACGAATATACA ATCAGACTGACTGCTGACAGAGAGCCAGAAGAGAAGGAGTTCATTGACAGAACCCTCCCTTTGGAAACCAACAATAACTTGTTCTCCAGCACAGAAAAAGCATGTAGTCCTGATCTGAGCCTGACTGACATGACAGAGAGTGATGGAAATGCCCCAGATCGCCCTGTCGATTCTCGACTGAGAGACCACACGAACAATCAAATCG aaAAAATATACATCATGAATGCCGACACTGTTATTGTGGGGTCCATTTTAGGAGCGCCTAGTGGCAAGAACTGTGCTGCTAGAGGGTGTGAAAGTAACGTTGATGCCCAGGAAAACGTGGAAGAGGAACTGGTGATGCACTATCCAGAGCAGGAAACAGAGTCGTTTCCAGGGAACGATGTAATGATTCCTGtggaagaggagggaaaggaaTTTCATCACCCCACCGCTGCCACTGAAAAGTGA
- the TNFRSF8 gene encoding tumor necrosis factor receptor superfamily member 8 isoform X2, with product MAACSLPLGLWLLLLLQDIQTAPQTSLTPSHSCDTLENWFYDETSQSCCYRCPAGSVKKKACPRNPDEDCMRCGPEQYVKERFHKPQCAACVSCAKEPDLVETKPCSFNSSRECECRPGLFCQMSVTYTCLRCQQHTVCKPGFGVKVRGTSSTDVICEKCPPGTFSNENSSTDICKPHTNCAKLNKVALSKGNATHDQVCLDQLPTYLTPSTLSMKFSNERNNSNLRRFEENLVTVAGIVLSAATMENPSSTPEEKVPAGTFPTSAKGETTMAGLVLWGVVLSVIVLLVGMLLLWKWKVCKKQILILKGKPHLHSIASHKSCLGSQGSDLVNEYTIRLTADREPEEKEFIDRTLPLETNNNLFSSTEKACSPDLSLTDMTESDGNAPDRPVDSRLRDHTNNQIGAPSGKNCAARGCESNVDAQENVEEELVMHYPEQETESFPGNDVMIPVEEEGKEFHHPTAATEK from the exons ATGGCTGCCTGCAGCCTGCCACTAGGActgtggctcctgctgcttctccagGATATCCAGACAGCCCCTCAG ACATCACTAACCCCATCTCATTCCTGTGATACACTTGAAAATTGGTTCTATGATGAAACTTCGCAAAGCTGCTGCTACCGGTGTCCCGCAG gcTCTGTTAAAAAGAAAGCATGTCCTAGGAACCCAGACGAGGACTGCATGAGATGTGGACCTGAACAGTATGTGAAAGAAAGATTCCATAAGCCACAATGTGCGGCTTGTGTATCATGTGCAAAAG AACCTGACCTTGTGGAGACAAAGCCCTGCTCCTTCAACTCCAGCCGCGAGTGTGAGTGCCGCCCAGGCCTCTTCTGTCAAATGTCTGTTACGTACACCTGCTTGCGATGCCAGCAGCACACTGTTTGCAAGCCTGGTTTTGGAGTCAAAGTCAGAG GCACCTCGTCAACTGATGTTATTTGTGAAAAGTGCCCGCCTGGGACCTTCTCCAATGAAAACTCCAGCACCGACATCTGCAAGCCGCACACGAA CTGTGCCAAGTTAAACAAAGTAGCACTAAGCAAAGGAAATGCCACCCACGATCAGGTTTGCCTGGACCAATTGCCCACCTACCTCACCCCAAGCACTTTGTCCATGAAATTCAGCAATGAAAGAAATAACTCTAACCTAAGGAGGTTTGAGGAGAACCTGGTGACTGTTGCTGGTATTGTTTTAAGTGCTGCAACAATGGAAAACCCCAGTTCAACTCCTGAGGAGAAAGTTCCGGCTGGCACTTTTCCTACGTCAGCCAAGGGGGAGACAACAATGGCAG GTCTAGTTCTTTGGGGAGTGGTTCTCTCTGTGATAGTGCTACTTGTGGGCATGCTGTTACTTTGGAAGTGGAAGGTTTGCAAGAAGCAGATCCTCATCCTCAAAGGAAAGC CACATCTGCATTCCATCGCTTCGCACAAATCCTGTCTCGGATCTCAAG GTTCTGACCTGGTGAACGAATATACA ATCAGACTGACTGCTGACAGAGAGCCAGAAGAGAAGGAGTTCATTGACAGAACCCTCCCTTTGGAAACCAACAATAACTTGTTCTCCAGCACAGAAAAAGCATGTAGTCCTGATCTGAGCCTGACTGACATGACAGAGAGTGATGGAAATGCCCCAGATCGCCCTGTCGATTCTCGACTGAGAGACCACACGAACAATCAAATCG GAGCGCCTAGTGGCAAGAACTGTGCTGCTAGAGGGTGTGAAAGTAACGTTGATGCCCAGGAAAACGTGGAAGAGGAACTGGTGATGCACTATCCAGAGCAGGAAACAGAGTCGTTTCCAGGGAACGATGTAATGATTCCTGtggaagaggagggaaaggaaTTTCATCACCCCACCGCTGCCACTGAAAAGTGA